ataataagttgtggccacgaaatagcaattcgttcccacaaaataataagttgtggccacaaaatagcaattcgttcccacaaagtactaatttgtggccacgaaatattaattcgttcccacgaaatagtaatttgtggccacgaaatatgtCGTGTCTTTTCTCATCACTCTCCACCAGCTCTCAATTCTCTGGTTTGCAGtagggtacaaccgggacgattgaaacgggggacgaatgaaacattccggttttctccgagtgcaacgatgatagacagacatcatttggacaaaacatagagcatattaacctccgttgctcagccaaatgccatcctgtgtcctgttatcacggagttagaggcgataaacgatttctgATGGTCACAGTttttagcggtttattttttttgattattaaagagtgtttttcatttaaaggtttgacttcatgcttattcagtagagcaatTAGTGCTCTCctcaatcccagacgttcacattgcatgtttgtttgtaatggatgcaaaacagcctataatgctaaATGTCTATGGGACTAAACACCAATTTCATTTGTCCCGACCAGGCAGTAAACCCCATTTATTCTAAGTCAATGCACAcgtatctgtgtttatactatattttatgcaggtgagacatggaaaagcagttttagaaagatgcaaatatatttggggctatcaggtaggggggtcgagttttgccatgttaacctatggagactgacggcctgtgggtcatgaagggcacttatttggatgtgtggtggctttaaccacataaaaacagagtgaaataacattttgtactatagaaacattatataattcgaagcattattctagctatattaatggcatagtgcatgctaCTTCCATAACCGCGAAATACGCGCATCaccatgacggcaatgagttgttaacagacatgaaccaagacatatatatcccagcagcaatctatctaaaataacaaatacttgaagtaccattcatagtatgttgtcaaatattgaagttgtgggaagtttacataatttaagctgtatgtttcattcgtcccccatgctgtttcatttgtcccagccaggagggacgaatgaaacataacgcacgttcgacttcttaaataactcttgaacggttttgttcagagctgtaaatgcaactgtatttgacagaggacagatgtaagttgctagtgacaaaatattaactttccgtgttttacaatgtctttgtaaattacgttttattaaaaagtgtttcatttgtcccggtTCTCCATCAGCCTCTGCGTTGCTCCTGACCGTCCATCTATCTCGGCAAAGGTCCTCGGGTCAGCGCACCTCTGCGACGCGACGTTTTACAAAAGATAGAATGATTTCATCAGCGCGCGGCGTATGCAAataatggaccctttcaacaaggtaaacaaaaacaatgcttgaacgttctatttgggccccaatctacttcctctacattaagataacatatggaatgttaaaaaggaagtcttgtggggccaactatgatgctgataatggaactctcttgaaagggaaTGGAACAGTGATGGGTGTGTGGGTAGAAggcgtgagatgagatgaggataTACAAAAagtgagagtggggggggggggggggtgtgtgaagATTCGCCTCCAGCTATCTGATGCATGTTTTAACGAAAATGTTCACGGCCgccttattaaaaaaaaaacgcaaacGAGAGAGACACGTTCAAGTCGTACCTATACGCCGATGCAGCGACCTGGCTCTTAATAGTCTGTGGAGATGCCTCTCGCTAATAATGAATCCCTCCAATGCCAGGCTTTTCAAAATGTCTTCAAAGTTTCATTTCCAGCCTAAAATAGCACTCTACCATCCCTGTCCATTGTGTGACAGCAACTGTTCCTGTTTGAGGAGTTGCGCTTGATTGGCTCATCCAGCTGTCCAGTGcacagcctataggcctacctatttcgtggccacaaattctactatttcgtgggaatgaattaatatttcgtggccacaaattacctatttcgtgggaacgaattaatatttcgtggccacaaattagtactttgtgggaacgaattgctatttcgtggccacaacttattattttgtgggaacaaattgctatttcgtggccacaacttattattttttccCCATATCCGGGGCTCCGTAGTAATGACACTGTATATGAAATTAAGCTAAACATTTCATGACGATAGTTTATCACAAGATACTTTTAAGAGGGTTGGGGATCACCATTGGATTACAATTGGATCACATTGAGTCAATTGATTTACCGGATTGATTATTTGGAGATGATTAAACTTGTATGGTAACTAGATCTACCACActggggcgcgtttcccaaaaccatagttgctagtCCTAATacgttagcaactttgttggttgcaatgcaatttcccattgccaaccaactaagttgctaacaggttagctactatggttttgggaaacgcgccccagGGCTATAATCGCGAAGGCGACAAATGTTTTCAAATGTACGTCCTCGAACGGGCCCTACTTTTCGGATCATACTGTAAACCAATGGCGTTTCAGGTCGTTGCGCCGCCCCCGTCATTCATAATAATATGGCTGCTTTCTGcaatgtgtgtctctgcatattCGTGCTGTGAACTTCCGAAATCAACACAGTGGTGAAAGATTGAACGGCTACCAAATATGTCAGCTCTTCTTAAATTAAATAGATTGTACAATCTGTCAAGATACACTGTGCGTGTTGCACGACCACATTTGGCCTGTCTGTACCACACGGAGAAGGGGGTGTATGGTTACAGACCCAGACAGAAGGACTTGAGTTCCAAAGTCGTGACAAGCGACCATATCTCCGCGCTAAATCAAGGTCAGTGTGGACATAACATTTAAAATGACAGGTTATTATGAATATAATGGATTGTTACCAAATCTCAGTCATTTTTAGGCCACGAACATTTATCTGATGTCACTTCTGGTGTGCAATGCAACAGGTTGTTGTTGCAGTAACGCTACGCTAACGTTATCCAGTCTCGTAAGATGTGTTTTCTGACCGTGGCATTAACACAAATGTACTAGCTTACTACGATGCGTTATCTTTGCATTCACAAGCTCAGTGTTTCAGTTGTGTTGTGAGGGTTAACTGGCAGCTGATCGTGTTGAATCGTGCATGAACAGACCATGGACTGGCACGACTGGTTGAGGCATATCGAGCACATGGACATAAAGCAGCCAGGATTAACCCATTGCTTCCTGATGCGCCGGTGCTGGACACCGTTCCCGAAATCAGCGCGTTAGATGGGACTCTTCAGGGGCCCCTCAGGACAAGTGGTGAGCACTAGTAGTTGTAGGTGACCTTAGAAATTTCTGTAGGTTAAATGTTCACTCCCTAACTGACTGATTTATAAAAAGATTTTATAGTACTTGCTTCAAAGTCTGCATATATCTTCATGCGAGTTAACTAAAGATTTATGAAATAAACTGAATTGGCCTAagagtaaaaagaaaaaagacctTATATTGGAATCAACTGAGATGTGGTGGGTAAGAAATGACCAGGAAACCCATGAACGTAGTTTTAGGTCCATCCTATAGAtatcaaaatgtatgtgtgtgtgatattctgTTTCATGTCATCTATTTATGGGCATCTTTGTAGGTTTGCGTCACTTTGGGAAAGCAGAGGCATCACTGGAAGAAGTTCTTGCTTACCTGAACCAAACCTATTGTGGGCAGATCTCCGTGGAGATCAGCCAGCTGGAGACTGTGCAGGAGCGGGAATGGATCACAGACCGATTTGAGGAGCTCAAAAAGGAGACCTTTTCTACAGAGGAGAGACGACAGCTGGCTCAGCTTATGCTTGAGTCCCAGGTAAGTCACTGGGATGTGGAAAGTGACAGGTTTTTCACCAGGCAGCAGGATAAAACAGCACTGTCTGTCCTAGATAGGGGTTTGAAGGTACCATGGCATTAATCTGATGGTTCTGTCGTTGGTCCCTTTTTTTTGTCTCTGCATGTGAAACGTTAGGAGTTTGATAATTTCTTGGGCACCAAGTTTGCTACTGTGAAGCGGTATGGAGGCGAGGGAGCGGAGAGCATGATGGGATTCTTCCATGAGCTATTCCGTCAGGCGGCGTACAGTGGTGTGACTGATGTGATTATGGGTATGCCTCATCGCGGACGCCTCAACCTGCTGACGGGACTCCTGCAGTTTCCACCCGAGGTCAGTAGAAGCAGGGGAAGCACGCACTGCCTCAGCGTTGCTCATTACTATAGTAACTGGATGCAACTGCAGCTTCAtggtctagatagatagatagagaagacactttatttatccccaaggggaaattcaaggaatttGAATCATTCAGTCTGTCATATCATCTCTGCAGCAGGAGCCCACATAATTGATACTAAGTGTTGCAGACACTTCGTTTTAAGTGATTTCCTTATCTGCTGTGGGCTGGTCTGAGGTCTGCCTCACTCCGATGTGGCTTTGTGTGTTTCAGCTCATGTTCCGCAAAATGCGTGGCCTTAGTGAGTTCCCAGAGAACTCTCCCTCCATCGGTGACGTGCTCTCTCACCTCACTTCCTCTGTGGAACTGGACTTCGGGGCCGGTCACCCAGTCCATGTCACCATGCTGCCTAACCCATCTCACCTGGAAGCCATCAACCCGGTATCCCAGGGCAAGGCACGCAGCCGACAGCAGCTCAAACAAGATGGGGATTATTCCCCCGACAGCACTGCCCGGCCCGGAGACAAAGTCATCTGCCTTCAGGTACATCGTTAccacagtggttttcaaagtgggggccgcagcaagttggaaggaaaaatgaataatataaataaatagtaaaaatatttattttttgcttttatttttttatttaggaaTTTCCTATTATTATGAGTGTTGTAATAAAataccattataataatttgtcatttatctgaacattatagaatctttctgattggctggtattCAAACACCTTCATCATCACGTAAACTGTCATTGTACCCCTGTTAAAGTCCATATCATCCAGCTAATTAGCTGGCTGGCTAGCTCTGCTAAAATGGATACCCTTTTGAGAGTAAAgtcaagagagggagagatatttTTCAAGTTATGGATGAGTATTGAGGCAAATGGTCTCGTCATGGTCATGGTCTCATCATGGTCTCATCATCTCATCTGTCATATCATGTGTGCACTGTATAACAAATTCCCTTTTGCAGGTACATGGAGATGGCTCATTTTCAGGCCAAGGCATTGTGCCAGAAAACTTTACACTGTCAAATCTACCTCACTACAGAGTTGGTGGGAGTATTCACCTCATTGTAAATAACCAAGTGGGATATACCACTCCTGCTGAGAGAGCGAGATCATCGTTGTATTGCAGTGATGTTGGTAAGTTAAAACAAAAAGTTTCTGTTCAAGTATATTTTACACTGGACTGCTGATCTGCTGCAACAAAGAAGGATTAGTGAACTGATTTCTGGGCAACTCTTCCAGGTAAGATGGTTGGCTGTGCTGTGATACATGTGAATGGCGACGAGTCTGAGGATGTTCTTCGGGCAACAAGGCTTGCAGTGGAGTATCAGCGGAAGTTCCGGAAGGATGTGATCGTTGACTTGCTGTGCTATcgacagtggggacacaacgaGTTGGATGAACCATTTTTCACCAATCCAGCCATGTATAAGATCATCCGGTATGCAGTAAGCTTATCAGTGAAGTTTTGCCGCAATGATCCATTGTTGATCCATTATACCGTACAATGATACATACCGTACAATGTAAAAAGTAACACTAAGCAACAGTTCGCCACTTTTTGAGTTGAGCTATGCTGTTATCAGGCAACTAGTTTTGATATCATCTCCAAATTCACTTTGATGGTACATGCTCATATGAAGGCCAGATAAACAGCAGCCATCCAGGATTATGCTCTTCTGCATCCAGGATTATGCTGTTCTGCATTCAGGATTATGCTTTTCTGCATTCAGGGCCTCACCACACCACAAAAATGAGGGAGAGTCTGTCCCAGCACAATTATTGTTGACTATATGGCGAACACCCATAGGCGTATATGGCGAACACCCATAGGCAAGCTGTGGGCAGTGCCAATAAGCTGCGGGCAGTGCCAATAAGGCTCTGGTGGTGTTTGCAGTGCCAATAAGAATCTGGGTGGTGTTTGCAGTGCCAATAAGGCTCTGGTGGTGTTTGGTAAAAGTGTGCATGCCTTTTAGGGATCTAGCTCACTAGTATTAGACCAAAACTCACATATTGCTGCATTACCAGTAAATGACGTGTTGAAAAGACACTATAATTGTAAACATGTTGTCTTTTTATCTACAGTAAAGCATGAGAAGTACATACAATTGTTTACATGAACACCAGTCAGTATAGCGGAGTATGTATGAATGTCAATAGCTTGTGTTGTTGGTAGCCTTGAGTAAAAAGACTGATACAGAAAATATCCTCATAAAGAAATTATTATTAATGGTCCTTTTCCATTCCCTGTCATTTTCCAGGGCAAGGAAGAGCATTCCGGACTCGTATGCGGACCTGCTGGTGTCCGAGGGCCTGATGACCGAAGAGGAACGAGGTCAGATAAAGACCACCCACTACAGCATGCTGAACGAGCGGCTGGCCAACATGACTCTGTACAGTCCGCCGTCCACCAATCTGCAGGGCCGCTGGGGGGATCTGGTGGAGCCCCAGGCTCGCATCACCACCTGGGACACTGGCATCGCTGCGCCCCTACTGCAGTTTGTGGGAGCCAAGTCAGTGGCCATCCCCGAAGAGATTCATCTTCACAGTCATCTcagaaagacacacatgcaggtTTGTGCTTTCGGAGGCCATGTCCTTGAAGTAAATTCACAGTGTATGAGGTCTCTGATAAACTTTAGAGGAATCAGTCGTTACAAAGAAACAGAAGAAAGAAACCTGCTGACATGGAGAAATGTTCCAAACAGGCCCGGCTGCAGAAGCTGGAAGACGGAACCAAGCTGGACTGGTCCACTGCTGAAGCCATGGCTTTTGGCTCACTGCTCTGCCAAGGTATGTCCTGTATATGATATCTCCCGATCAGAATATAAAgaaggaaaacaaaacatataaggcctattcacaccaagaacgataactataaccataatgaTGAAAGCATTCACACtgaacaaagtctctccttgtgttaataaatgtgacggttaaaattcgatgggttctgattggctattagctttttatcgttctgaaaatcgctctgaaagtgatccccaacgatatcattcttcatgtcgttatcgttatagtttatgtgtgaacgtcgtcattcatattaacaagaacgatagttatttatagttatcgttatcgttcttggtgtgaatgggcctatAGACTGTATGTTAACAATATGGTTCTTTACACTATTAATCGTGTTCCAGATGTGGAGGTACTCTGCTGCACTTGTCCAGCAGTATTGCGTGGCAGTCCGTGATCTTTGGTTGTTGATTTTTGTCTGGACGACCCCTCCACAGGGTTCAATATCCGTATCAGTGGGCAGGATGTTGGGAGAGGCACGTTTAGTCAGCGCCATGCCATGGTGGTTTGCCAGGAGTCCAATGACATGTACATCCCACTGAATCACATCGACCCAGCGCAGAAGGGCTTCCTGGAGGTCAGTGGAAAGCTCAAAAGACCTACATCGGAGTTTGAACATTGTTTATCTTCTCGATTTTGAACTTATCTTATTTTTATAGTGGAATGCctttgatgtttgtttgtttgtttctaggTCTGTTTCAGTATTGAATGCTTGGATGGATATGATGTCCTTTTGTTTAAAATAACAATcttcatcgtgtgtgtgtgtgtgtgtgtgtgtgtgtgtgtgtgtgtgcaccaggtGTGCAATAGTCCCCTGTCTGAAGAGGCAGTGCTGGGATTTGAATATGGTATGAGTATTGCCCAGCCCATGCTTCTGCCCATCTGGGAAGCCCAATTCGGAGACTTTTTCAATGGAGCACAGATCATCTTTGATACCTTCATCTCAGGAGGTAACCATAGTTTATAAAACTCCTTCAGCCATGCAGCCATACCATTTTGTTTTGGGTGTTGGGACTATGTGTAATGcatactttgaaatgaccatGTGATTGATTAATTGTTGTAGAAGTAGtcatttaaaggtgctctaagcgatgctgggtaatgtcacttctgttgactttcagaCAAAACcgagagctagcttgctacttcctccccctccctcccgtgctgctcccgtgcaattgaaactctcctaaacgcgcatctcgtctgtgatttgctggaacagtttgttatgtttttatgagctaggtttgcccaggttgtttttgttgccgtttttggagcctgggctgtccacagagattgcgttttgttacagtgtattcaggacacagacagcggttggttaggtgatgtttgcagtaagtgacaaaatgttttagcctaaaaaacatgTGGCAacccttagagcacctttaacaaaACCGTTTGTTAAATGTAGTCATTTAACAAAACCCATGTAAATATTTGGTTTAAACTTGGGTTTCCCTGAAAAGACTTGTATGTTCATATGTAAGTGAATGGCATTCTTCTCCAGGTGAGGCGAAATGGCTGCTGCAGAGTGCCATTGTTATCCTGCTGCCACATGGCTATGATGGAGCTGGACCTGAGCACTCCTCCTGCAGAATTGAGCGTTTTTTACAGGTGAGGAGACTGTCAGGTCTCTAATtatctcacccactcactcgttcacaagcacatacagtatgggcAGTGATGTCTCCTTTCACTGCTGCCCACGCCAGttcaggggcctcatttataagtTATAGGTTGCTATGCACACAAAAAGTTGCATGAACGGGGAAATATGAAATATGCAAATGCACAAACATCAGGATTTATAGAAAAAATGAAGATGCACATTTCTATGCATCCTGATGGTGAGATCACAAAATAAGGGTCCCTGACAGATGGAAAAACATTTCATAATGTTACTACCTCTGTGGATAGTCAtcattccttccttccttccttccaacAAGGTATGGAGCCAAATATGCCTACACATTTTCACTAGACCGCCTGCCACCTAACTAAACCATAGTAAGATATGTCCCTCAATAAGATTTTTATATAAATCATGCTGATTGAGAAGCCTACTTCTCGAGGCCTAATTGCTCTGATTCCTGTGAGGAATACCCTATTAATGTgaattattatacggctcttcacaatgcaagtagaatgctccattgacttgaatgggatttccgaaagttctagcggtcattatttcttgggaaaggacctctgaaaacaagaatgaccgctgtcaatggcaacggagtttgtgcttggaacttcattcaaaagtgaaagcagacggttgatcagctgtgttctaaagaatgtttgattcaagttcagcgtgtgatgcgaactatttgtttctcagcaaaagccacgacgaaacggtaacaaataagtgtaaagagacatatcatggagtttattttttcgttttggcaagtagccgtataataagcgggataatgtatagaacgccggtcatcatggaaaataagtcccttcagggcgaaacaagacccctccgctggcgcgtcggggtccggttcgccctgtcgggacttattttccccataatgaccggcgttctatacattatcccttacttacgtATGTGGACTTCTGCTGACACGAACACCCGagtcattctgtgtcaaatcagagaaaaaaacaattaaaatggTTGCAGCACTAACTTTTGTCTAGTTTGTCTACACAATGTTTAGGTTCCATAACTAAAacatgtaaaatatttttgttcaattCTATTGTTTTCATTGTCTTTTTGCCCTTGATTTTTTACACTttatcttggaggccatgtttgggcattCATATATTAAAAAGTACCGGTATTATTCCTAGACTGGCCAAACTTTGTAgaatggaagacaaacatgttcttaGTAAGATTGACCCATTAAATGTTCATCTGTTTAGCCTTTCCATTGAACCTGTCTTGTACTGTACAGCGTTAAGTGTGACCCAGCCTTTGGCGTTCATGTACCCTGGaaactccag
This DNA window, taken from Alosa sapidissima isolate fAloSap1 chromosome 11, fAloSap1.pri, whole genome shotgun sequence, encodes the following:
- the dhtkd1 gene encoding probable 2-oxoglutarate dehydrogenase E1 component DHKTD1, mitochondrial produces the protein MSALLKLNRLYNLSRYTVRVARPHLACLYHTEKGVYGYRPRQKDLSSKVVTSDHISALNQDHGLARLVEAYRAHGHKAARINPLLPDAPVLDTVPEISALDGTLQGPLRTSGLRHFGKAEASLEEVLAYLNQTYCGQISVEISQLETVQEREWITDRFEELKKETFSTEERRQLAQLMLESQEFDNFLGTKFATVKRYGGEGAESMMGFFHELFRQAAYSGVTDVIMGMPHRGRLNLLTGLLQFPPELMFRKMRGLSEFPENSPSIGDVLSHLTSSVELDFGAGHPVHVTMLPNPSHLEAINPVSQGKARSRQQLKQDGDYSPDSTARPGDKVICLQVHGDGSFSGQGIVPENFTLSNLPHYRVGGSIHLIVNNQVGYTTPAERARSSLYCSDVGKMVGCAVIHVNGDESEDVLRATRLAVEYQRKFRKDVIVDLLCYRQWGHNELDEPFFTNPAMYKIIRARKSIPDSYADLLVSEGLMTEEERGQIKTTHYSMLNERLANMTLYSPPSTNLQGRWGDLVEPQARITTWDTGIAAPLLQFVGAKSVAIPEEIHLHSHLRKTHMQARLQKLEDGTKLDWSTAEAMAFGSLLCQGFNIRISGQDVGRGTFSQRHAMVVCQESNDMYIPLNHIDPAQKGFLEVCNSPLSEEAVLGFEYGMSIAQPMLLPIWEAQFGDFFNGAQIIFDTFISGGEAKWLLQSAIVILLPHGYDGAGPEHSSCRIERFLQMTDSKEEGVDSDTVNMSVVNPTTPAQYFHLLRRQMIRNFRKPLIVAAPKTLLRFSGAVSSLADLVPGTSFKPVLGDPSVNPSSVQRVLLCSGKHYYALLKQRETLPAAAQNTALIRLEELCPFPLEALQKELSKYTNAKEFIWSQEEPQNMGAWSFVNPRFEKQLACKLRLVSRPSLPAPAVGIGMLHNQQQEAILTASFS